The following are encoded together in the Planococcus antarcticus DSM 14505 genome:
- a CDS encoding DMP19 family protein: MKPTMNRKDLLTKDDIWNAVISVVCACDLPTTDSILGEAFIAFHYYSELESGGHETLLSWTESYSKEHGIERYLNELITALEKIGAHDYAMIERKYGHEMWNVYIALENDASQEEEFYKVIEKADGEYYQLDGKLEQLVEAYFIKIHTDLIDVVDD, encoded by the coding sequence ATGAAACCAACAATGAACCGAAAAGATTTATTAACCAAGGACGATATATGGAACGCCGTTATATCAGTTGTATGCGCTTGCGATTTGCCAACTACAGATAGCATTTTAGGAGAAGCATTCATTGCGTTTCACTACTATTCAGAGCTTGAAAGTGGCGGACATGAAACTCTACTCAGCTGGACTGAGTCGTATAGTAAAGAGCATGGCATCGAACGGTATTTAAATGAATTAATCACTGCCCTTGAGAAAATCGGTGCTCATGATTACGCAATGATTGAGAGAAAGTATGGTCATGAAATGTGGAACGTGTATATTGCTTTAGAAAATGATGCCAGTCAAGAAGAGGAGTTTTATAAAGTCATTGAAAAGGCTGACGGTGAATACTATCAGCTTGACGGGAAACTAGAGCAGTTAGTAGAAGCATACTTCATAAAGATTCATACGGACTTAATTGACGTTGTTGACGATTAG
- a CDS encoding ArsR/SmtB family transcription factor, with amino-acid sequence MDMEMQQFKSDFFKALAHPLRIRILEILAEGDKSVNEIQQLAESEGSSVSQQLTVLRSKNIVTGSKEGNRVIYSLRDPMIIELLDVARKIFNNQLSETITILDRLSEGEKVE; translated from the coding sequence TTGGATATGGAAATGCAGCAGTTCAAATCTGACTTTTTCAAAGCACTAGCACATCCGCTTCGGATTCGAATTCTGGAAATTTTGGCTGAAGGGGACAAGAGTGTCAATGAAATCCAGCAGCTAGCTGAAAGCGAAGGTTCGTCCGTTTCGCAGCAGCTGACCGTCTTAAGGTCGAAAAATATTGTTACAGGCAGCAAAGAAGGGAATCGCGTTATTTATTCGTTACGAGATCCTATGATCATCGAGTTATTGGATGTGGCCAGGAAAATTTTCAATAACCAGCTATCGGAAACGATCACGATATTGGACCGGCTGAGTGAGGGTGAAAAAGTAGAGTAG
- a CDS encoding SulP family inorganic anion transporter produces MEKKSIFTGRYAGYSFQSFKKDLLSGIVVGVIAIPLGMAFAIASGVNPEYGIYTTIIAGILISIFGGSKFQIGGPTGAFIPVLFAIVIAYGYESLLLAGFMAGIILLLMGIFKLGSLIKYIPRPVTIGFTSGIAVIIFVGQVSNFLGLTGVEKHESFLPNVKEIILHIQTVNLYSVLTAVICLATVILTPKIIPKVPGPLIGLLVSTVVASVFFPSEVATIGSTFGKISNKLPEFHFPEITFERLQLLIGPAFVIAMLGGIESLLSAVVADGMTGSKHNSNRELIGQGIANMVTPLFGGIPATGAIARTATNIKNGAVSPFSGIIHGVVVLLVLILFAPYASTIPLASMAPVLMIVAWNMSERHVFVSLLKTKTADSLVLLATFLLTVFVSLTVAVEVGLLFAVVLFTKQMSELLITAKVLPDPDHKDEKVGTHMVTDIHDCPQISIYNVEGPLFFGSAQAFEQSIMNTIHYKPNVLMLRMGKVPFMDTTGESYLSSIIKDFSKQGTVLISGMKPHPISVMKKTGLYDYTGEEHFFEHTGEAIDFSLEKLDKNKCLGCQHFAFKECTALSAGIEFHKAKIDKHEEVLKQL; encoded by the coding sequence ATGGAGAAGAAGTCGATTTTCACTGGAAGATATGCAGGCTACTCATTCCAAAGCTTTAAAAAAGATTTGTTATCAGGCATCGTTGTAGGCGTAATCGCCATTCCCTTGGGCATGGCTTTTGCCATCGCTTCGGGAGTGAATCCGGAATACGGAATTTACACGACCATCATTGCAGGTATTCTGATTTCGATATTTGGTGGGTCTAAATTTCAAATTGGCGGTCCGACGGGAGCATTTATTCCAGTTTTGTTCGCCATCGTCATCGCTTATGGCTATGAAAGTTTGCTGTTGGCAGGGTTTATGGCTGGGATCATCTTGCTTCTTATGGGTATTTTTAAGCTGGGTTCGTTGATAAAATACATACCACGCCCAGTGACAATCGGCTTTACATCTGGAATTGCCGTTATTATCTTTGTTGGACAGGTTTCCAACTTTTTGGGATTGACCGGTGTAGAAAAGCATGAATCTTTTTTACCGAACGTAAAAGAAATTATCTTGCACATTCAGACAGTCAATTTGTACAGCGTCTTAACCGCTGTGATCTGTCTTGCCACAGTAATACTGACCCCTAAAATTATTCCAAAAGTTCCTGGACCTTTGATTGGTTTATTGGTTTCCACAGTCGTTGCAAGTGTTTTTTTTCCAAGTGAAGTTGCGACAATTGGTTCAACTTTTGGTAAAATTTCAAACAAGCTTCCAGAATTTCATTTTCCTGAAATCACTTTTGAGCGCCTCCAGCTGCTAATTGGTCCAGCTTTTGTCATTGCCATGCTTGGCGGGATTGAATCTTTACTATCGGCTGTTGTTGCGGATGGCATGACCGGCAGTAAGCATAACAGCAACCGGGAATTGATTGGACAAGGGATTGCGAACATGGTGACACCGCTTTTCGGCGGGATTCCTGCTACTGGTGCCATTGCGAGAACAGCGACCAATATAAAAAATGGAGCCGTTTCTCCTTTTTCAGGAATCATCCACGGTGTGGTTGTTTTATTGGTCCTGATTCTTTTCGCTCCTTATGCCTCGACGATTCCACTGGCTAGTATGGCGCCTGTGTTAATGATTGTTGCTTGGAACATGAGTGAGCGGCATGTATTTGTCTCGCTGTTAAAAACTAAAACAGCAGATTCTCTAGTGCTGCTTGCCACTTTTTTATTGACCGTTTTTGTCAGTCTGACGGTAGCTGTAGAAGTCGGGTTACTGTTTGCCGTCGTTTTGTTCACCAAACAAATGAGTGAATTGCTGATTACAGCCAAAGTGCTGCCGGATCCAGATCATAAAGATGAAAAAGTGGGGACTCACATGGTGACAGATATTCACGATTGCCCGCAAATCAGCATCTACAATGTGGAAGGACCTTTGTTTTTTGGTTCAGCTCAGGCCTTTGAGCAATCCATTATGAATACGATCCATTACAAACCGAATGTATTGATGCTCAGAATGGGGAAAGTTCCATTTATGGATACAACGGGTGAATCGTATTTGTCCAGCATTATCAAAGATTTTTCAAAACAGGGTACTGTCCTGATCTCCGGCATGAAACCACATCCCATCAGTGTCATGAAAAAAACCGGATTGTATGACTATACTGGAGAAGAGCATTTCTTTGAGCATACCGGTGAAGCCATCGATTTTTCTTTAGAAAAGCTCGACAAAAATAAATGCTTGGGCTGCCAGCATTTTGCCTTCAAGGAATGTACGGCTCTTTCGGCTGGAATTGAATTCCATAAAGCGAAAATAGATAAGCATGAAGAAGTCCTAAAACAGCTATAG
- a CDS encoding NADPH-dependent FMN reductase, whose product MTKIGIVTGSTRPGRNSLQVAQWVKDIADKRGDAEYEIVDLKDYNLPMYAEPISAAFSQDYKTPEAIPWSKKVAELDGYVFICPEYNHGVTSALKNAIDYLYPEWNNKAAGIVSYGSAGGVRAAESLRIILAELQVASVRSHPAMSLFTDFVKMSEFKPADVHEGAVTTLLDQVNAWTNAFEPLRNK is encoded by the coding sequence ATGACGAAGATTGGGATTGTCACAGGAAGCACACGCCCTGGGCGCAACAGCCTGCAAGTTGCACAATGGGTCAAAGACATTGCAGACAAGCGTGGAGACGCTGAATACGAAATCGTGGATCTGAAGGATTACAACTTGCCGATGTATGCAGAGCCGATTTCGGCAGCCTTCAGCCAGGATTACAAGACCCCTGAAGCGATTCCCTGGTCCAAAAAAGTTGCGGAATTGGATGGCTATGTCTTTATTTGTCCGGAATACAATCATGGTGTGACGTCCGCATTGAAAAATGCCATCGATTATTTGTATCCGGAATGGAACAATAAAGCGGCAGGCATTGTCAGCTATGGCTCTGCAGGCGGTGTCCGTGCAGCTGAATCATTGCGCATCATTTTAGCGGAGCTACAGGTAGCTTCTGTCAGAAGCCATCCCGCAATGTCACTGTTCACTGATTTCGTTAAGATGAGTGAATTCAAGCCGGCAGATGTTCACGAAGGTGCCGTGACCACATTGCTCGATCAAGTTAACGCGTGGACCAATGCGTTTGAGCCTCTTCGGAATAAATAG
- the hxlA gene encoding 3-hexulose-6-phosphate synthase: protein MKLQLALDLVDIPQAIEIIKEVEEYIDIIELGTPVINKEGLKAVSEIKAAFPNLEVLADMKIMDAAAYEVSNASAAGADIITILAQAEDSSIKGAVEEAKKQGKKILVDMIAVKDIKTRAAELDLLGADYICVHTGYDLQAEGKDSFEDLRTIKSVVKNARTAIAGGIKLETLPEVIKARPDLIIVGGGITSKEDKNAEAAKIQKLIKESVTA from the coding sequence ATGAAATTACAGCTAGCCTTAGATTTGGTAGACATTCCACAAGCCATTGAAATCATTAAAGAAGTAGAGGAATATATCGATATCATTGAACTTGGAACGCCCGTGATCAATAAAGAAGGACTAAAGGCTGTTTCAGAAATAAAAGCTGCATTTCCTAACCTGGAAGTTCTTGCTGATATGAAAATCATGGATGCAGCGGCTTATGAGGTGTCGAATGCTTCTGCTGCAGGCGCAGACATCATCACAATCCTGGCACAAGCAGAAGACTCGTCCATTAAAGGCGCAGTCGAAGAAGCGAAAAAACAAGGAAAGAAAATTTTAGTAGACATGATTGCCGTAAAAGATATTAAAACACGCGCTGCAGAGCTTGACCTGCTTGGAGCTGATTATATTTGTGTTCACACCGGATACGATTTGCAGGCAGAAGGCAAAGATTCTTTCGAAGACTTACGCACCATAAAAAGCGTCGTGAAAAATGCCCGCACAGCCATTGCAGGCGGGATCAAACTGGAGACATTGCCAGAAGTGATCAAAGCACGACCCGACCTGATCATCGTCGGCGGAGGCATCACAAGCAAGGAAGACAAGAACGCAGAAGCGGCGAAAATCCAAAAGCTGATCAAAGAAAGCGTGACAGCATAA
- the hxlB gene encoding 6-phospho-3-hexuloisomerase, whose translation MHITGFTNTILAELKQTLTLIDDKEAEKLATGILQAKKIFVAGGGRSGFMAKAFVMRMMHVGLDAYVVGETITPNLESDDIFIVGSGSGETQSLVAMTKKAKAIGATVVAITIDPESTIGNLGDIQIEIPARSKSDDSSNKSIQPMGSLFEQSLLLFYDAVILKFMDKKGIKSDAMYGRHANLE comes from the coding sequence ATGCACATCACAGGCTTCACAAATACAATCTTGGCCGAACTAAAACAGACACTCACGCTCATCGATGACAAAGAAGCTGAAAAGCTGGCAACTGGTATCCTGCAAGCAAAAAAAATATTCGTAGCAGGCGGAGGCCGCTCTGGCTTTATGGCAAAAGCGTTTGTCATGCGGATGATGCATGTTGGCCTGGATGCATATGTGGTAGGAGAAACAATCACCCCGAATTTAGAATCAGATGATATTTTCATTGTCGGTTCCGGTTCTGGTGAAACTCAAAGTCTTGTAGCAATGACGAAAAAAGCCAAAGCAATCGGCGCAACGGTAGTGGCCATTACCATTGATCCGGAATCTACAATAGGCAATCTTGGAGACATTCAAATTGAAATTCCTGCCCGATCAAAATCAGACGATTCCAGCAATAAGTCAATTCAACCGATGGGCTCGTTGTTTGAGCAATCACTTCTGCTTTTCTATGATGCCGTCATTCTGAAGTTCATGGACAAAAAAGGGATAAAGTCTGACGCAATGTACGGCAGGCACGCAAATTTAGAATAA
- a CDS encoding Cof-type HAD-IIB family hydrolase: MYKMIAIDLDGTLLTDELTISPETVATIQKAMKTGTIVTIATGRMFSSAKLIAQQLGINAPLITYQGAMIKAADGDDVLYERSVSPDISQKLLNIAREKNIHLQVYQDDILYGAVETDKLVAYAEAVQVPYAIEPDLIKLAQKGFTKLLFIDEPDVLALLQKELQAIFGDSAYIEKSKKNYLEVTHPEANKGNALLFLANKLGIDRSEIIGIGDNHNDFELLKSAGFSIAMGNAVQEVKDIADYITFTNNDEGVIHAIDKFILEPENAVATKKGREENAQPRRKKF, translated from the coding sequence ATGTATAAAATGATTGCAATCGATCTTGATGGCACGCTGCTCACAGATGAGTTAACAATTTCGCCAGAAACCGTGGCAACTATCCAAAAAGCAATGAAAACAGGAACAATTGTCACGATTGCTACCGGAAGAATGTTTTCTTCCGCAAAACTCATTGCACAACAGTTGGGAATCAATGCACCCTTGATCACCTATCAAGGGGCAATGATCAAGGCTGCAGATGGAGATGACGTATTGTATGAGCGCTCGGTCTCCCCTGACATCTCACAAAAGTTACTCAACATTGCCCGCGAGAAAAACATACACCTGCAAGTCTATCAAGACGACATTCTTTACGGTGCTGTGGAAACCGACAAGCTCGTTGCTTATGCCGAAGCTGTCCAAGTGCCATACGCCATAGAACCCGACTTGATCAAACTTGCGCAAAAAGGATTCACGAAACTGCTCTTTATCGACGAACCCGATGTTCTGGCTCTTCTTCAAAAAGAATTGCAGGCTATATTCGGTGACTCCGCCTATATTGAGAAATCGAAAAAGAACTACCTTGAAGTGACCCATCCCGAAGCAAACAAAGGGAATGCACTTTTATTCTTAGCGAACAAGCTTGGCATCGATCGTTCAGAAATCATCGGAATTGGTGATAATCACAACGATTTCGAACTTCTCAAATCGGCAGGTTTCAGCATCGCGATGGGAAATGCAGTACAGGAAGTGAAAGATATTGCTGATTACATCACTTTTACGAACAACGATGAAGGCGTAATTCATGCAATAGATAAGTTTATTCTGGAACCGGAGAATGCGGTCGCAACCAAGAAAGGAAGAGAAGAAAATGCCCAACCTAGGAGAAAAAAGTTTTAA
- a CDS encoding winged helix-turn-helix transcriptional regulator, whose protein sequence is MPNLGEKSFNCEKELTLSIIGGKWKMLILWHLGKEGTKRFGELKNLMPGITQRMLVTQLRELEEHLIVHREIYPVVPPKVEYSLTDQGHSLIPILDSMYEWGKDYMEHNLLDTKIESN, encoded by the coding sequence ATGCCCAACCTAGGAGAAAAAAGTTTTAATTGCGAAAAAGAACTGACCCTTTCGATCATCGGCGGAAAGTGGAAGATGTTGATCTTATGGCATTTAGGCAAAGAAGGCACAAAACGTTTCGGCGAGTTGAAAAATCTGATGCCGGGCATCACCCAACGCATGCTCGTGACTCAACTGCGTGAACTCGAAGAACATTTGATTGTACACCGCGAGATATATCCGGTTGTTCCTCCAAAAGTAGAGTACTCCCTTACCGATCAGGGACACAGCCTTATCCCTATCCTTGACTCGATGTATGAATGGGGCAAAGATTATATGGAGCATAACTTGCTGGATACGAAGATAGAAAGCAACTAA